The DNA region ATGAAGGCCACATGGCCGTGCTCAGATTCGTCGGTACAGGCTACCGGGCGCAGCTCGAGCAGGACGGCAAGTTTGTCAGTGTCAAGGTCGGTGCGTCGATCATGCAGGGCCTCCCTGTGCCAGAGGGCATTACTGTGAAATCACCCGCCCCGACATCACTAATCGTTGAAGGCTGCGACAAACAGCAGGTTTACCTGTTCGCGGCCAACCTGCGCAAATTCCACCCTCCAGAGCCCTACAAGGGCAAGGGGATTTACatcaatgatgaaaagatCACCctcaaggacaagaagatcaaataAGCGCCATAGCACTGCCCCTGTACATAGAAGCCCGACCTGTATTTAGCTGAGATTAGATCACGTGGGCATTGCCACAAATAGCACTATTCACGAACAAATTTAGCCAGATTCCAGCAagtaaaaaattttggtaGGTACAGGATGAGCGCAGCGGTCGAGCCAGCAGCATCCGGAGCGAACCTAAAGAAGCGGGCTTGAGATGAGTTCCTTGGTTTCTAGATTGTTCAAAAGCCAGGTGCGCTTTTCGAGTGCAAAAGCCTCGCTCGTCGCACCCTCCGTCGTTAACACAATTCAATCATCGGCGCCCGTGATCAATCACTGCCCAGAACAAGCacaatcaagaaaaaggttgCCCAACAGATGTGGAGCCCTAAGCTTAAAGAGAGGAATGATACCCTATTTTGATGAGGCTAGCGGAAACAGAGTCGCTGCTACCGTGTTGGAACTAAACAACGTAGAGGTTATCATGCACAGAAATCTCAAAGACAACGGGTACTTCGCGTGCCAAGTTGGATTCGGCAGCAAGCATCCATCCAAGGTTTCAAGGCAGATGCTGGGTCACTTTGCGTCGAAAATCGTGAACCCAAAGGAGAAAGTCGTCGAGTTCCGCGTCAAAGACCAGTCTGGGCTGCTTCCCCTCGGTACCCTGATAaagccttctttctttATGCCGGGCCAATATGTTGATCTTAGGTCCATTAGCAAGGGCAAAGGTTTCGCTGGTGTCATGAAACGCTACAACTTCAAAGGTCTAAAGGCGTCGCATGGTGTTTCTGTTTCTCATAGAAAAGGTGGTTCGTACGGTCAAAATCAAACGCCCGGTCGTGTGCTTCCAGGGAAGAAAATGCCGGGCCATATGGGTGTACAGCAGGTCACCATTCAAAACTCCCAGATCCTGAAagttgacgatgaaaacGGTGTTGTAATTGTCAAGGGCTCAGTGGCTGGTCCAAAGGGTGGCTTTGTTAGAATTCAAGATGCTATCAAGAAGGCCCCTAAATTCTAGCTTCTACCCTATGCTCAGTTGCAAAGTCTCATTCATAAATCGTGTATATAGGCATTTAATAAAAGATCGCACATGAATAATCTCTGCAACTGGGCACTTAATGACGTGAAGTTATGCGAGATgtattttttgatttttaattaacttttgaaacagATGTCACCGAAATATATAATATTGTTTAAAAACATAAACCTGCTAGCAGATCAGTCTTCAAGTTCGGATGGTTTCAACAAACCGCCAACTGCGGCAGCTCTCTCCTTCTCCatccttgttttttcttccagtGCCCTTTCTTTATCCTCAGCGAACAAATAGTCGGTAGGATCGCCGCCAAATTCTTTAATTTGCACGAGGAAGTCTCTCAGAGTAGCAGAAAACTTCGCAGGGTCTTGGTATTGTTTGATCAGCGCGCTGATGAAGCTTGTCACTTGCTCTTGACTTAAATGCGGGAAAGCGCCGTTCAGCATCCCCGCCAGATAATTCGCAAGGTATAACTGATTAGTAGTTCCTTCGGGAACATCGCCTGGTTGATATAATGGGACCgcgattttgttttcttgcaCCAAGGAGATTAGCCTCATTAGCAATAGCGATTGCTTCGAGAACCCAGACTTGTGGTCAGAGTCAGTTAGAACATAGAAGGTTTCGCTTATGAAAGTGAAGTAGAAGTTTTCATAAAATGCATTAGAGAACGGCGTTGAGCCCATTGCCTCGATGTTTTTTATTAGGTCCAGGGCCAGTTGCAAGCCGTTGACTTCCACGTCTCTGTTGTTGTGTTTGAAGGCCCAGCAAATCGCATCCACAAATAGCTTGAAAGCAGCGGAGGGAAGTTCTAGCAATGCATTGAATGACCTGCTGTTTATTTCCTTCAGTAGTCTGTAGAACTCAACACGGTGTTCGGGGTACTCGGTAAAGTCTTTGTTGATCATGTCCAATGTACATTCGAACACGCTTTGCAGAATCAAGATAACACCACTTGGAATCATATGGCCAACCTTGTGAACAACCGTGGTCATACAGTTCAAAACTTCGGCATCTCTTGCGTCAGGCACATTGTTCATGTAGTCTTCAAGAACCGCGTTTAGCAAAGGTTCCACTAAGACTTTGACCACCTCTTCAAGGTTCTTGGCGTGAGAAATGTAAAATTCAACAAGCTTTAAAActtccttcttgatggtCCTTAACCCACGAACCTTAGGCGTCTTGGTGGCAATCAAACCATCTTTAGCAACCTGGACAGAAATCATTGAAGACACTGCCCTGTAGAGTTGAAGCATGTTGTAGTAAATATGGCCCAACTGAGGGTAGAATTCAGCCCCCATTGTGGAGCATACAGCGACGTTTGTCTTCAGAATGTTGGCAATAATCTTCACAGTTTCGGGATCCAATAGCAGGTCAGGGTTGGCGGCAGATTGCTCCACAATGGCATCCCATGCCATATTTGGCAGTTGCATCAAATCAGCTAAAAGGCGCTCTCTTTCAGTGGCGTTTCTTTCATCTGAGATAATTATACCGCATGCTTTGTAAAAAGTATGGACTTGCTGAGGCTGAAGGTCGGCAGTCGTTGACTGGATTTCTCTAATGATTGTGTGAATAAACGGTTCGGGTTCATTGGGTTGTTGTACTCCGAAATGGTGCTTACACTTTTTAACGATTTTAATGAAAGTGTCACAGGCCATGTCCTGTACACCCTCGTGAGTTTCATGCATAAATTCGAATAACTTGATAACGAcggttttcaagaatttccAGTGAGCCTTAAGGAACCGCGGATATTGGCCAACGACGTACATGATATTAGAAGCAACGACGGCTTTATTGTCTTTCCCACGCTTCTTTTCAGTCAGCGCCAAGAGGTCTTTAATGACAGTGACGACAAACCTCTTTTCAGTCTCTTCGCTCATGGTACCAGAA from Lachancea thermotolerans CBS 6340 chromosome C complete sequence includes:
- the MRPL9 gene encoding mitochondrial 54S ribosomal protein uL3m (similar to uniprot|P31334 Saccharomyces cerevisiae YGR220C MRPL9 Mitochondrial ribosomal protein of the large subunit), which codes for MSSLVSRLFKSQVRFSSAKASLVAPSVVNTIQSSAPVINHCPEQAQSRKRLPNRCGALSLKRGMIPYFDEASGNRVAATVLELNNVEVIMHRNLKDNGYFACQVGFGSKHPSKVSRQMLGHFASKIVNPKEKVVEFRVKDQSGLLPLGTLIKPSFFMPGQYVDLRSISKGKGFAGVMKRYNFKGLKASHGVSVSHRKGGSYGQNQTPGRVLPGKKMPGHMGVQQVTIQNSQILKVDDENGVVIVKGSVAGPKGGFVRIQDAIKKAPKF
- the CRM1 gene encoding exportin CRM1 (highly similar to uniprot|P30822 Saccharomyces cerevisiae YGR218W CRM1 Major karyopherin involved in export of proteins RNAs and ribosomal subunits from the nucleus), with the protein product MESILDFTQDLDINALDQVVDTFYKGSGVQQKQAQEVLTKFQDHPDSWQRADQILQFSQNPQTKFIGLSILDKLINTKWKLLPPEHRVGIRNFIVGMIISLCQDDAVFQSQKNLINKSDLTLVQILKQEWPQNWPDFIPELVQSSQSSVNVCENNMVILKLLSEEVFDFSAEQMTQAKALHLKTSMSKEFEQIFKLCFQVMDAGSTTSLVLAALESLLRYLHWIPYHYIYNSNLLDLLSTKFLMSSDTRAVTIKCLTEISNLEIPQNDPKIAEQTVLFFQNTLQQVGNNVVPVTADLKATYATANGRDQSFLQDFAMLLTTYLARHRALLESDERLRELLLTAHQYLIQLSKIDERELFKTTLDYWHHLVAHLFQEVQTLPVAELNPLLKLSVGSQAINSSGGAPNPEFLKRFPLKKHIYDGICSQLRWVVIESMVRPEEVLIVENDEGEIVREFVKESDTIQLYKSEREVLVYLTHLDVVDTEDIMINKLARQIDGSEWSWHNINTLCWAIGSISGTMSEETEKRFVVTVIKDLLALTEKKRGKDNKAVVASNIMYVVGQYPRFLKAHWKFLKTVVIKLFEFMHETHEGVQDMACDTFIKIVKKCKHHFGVQQPNEPEPFIHTIIREIQSTTADLQPQQVHTFYKACGIIISDERNATERERLLADLMQLPNMAWDAIVEQSAANPDLLLDPETVKIIANILKTNVAVCSTMGAEFYPQLGHIYYNMLQLYRAVSSMISVQVAKDGLIATKTPKVRGLRTIKKEVLKLVEFYISHAKNLEEVVKVLVEPLLNAVLEDYMNNVPDARDAEVLNCMTTVVHKVGHMIPSGVILILQSVFECTLDMINKDFTEYPEHRVEFYRLLKEINSRSFNALLELPSAAFKLFVDAICWAFKHNNRDVEVNGLQLALDLIKNIEAMGSTPFSNAFYENFYFTFISETFYVLTDSDHKSGFSKQSLLLMRLISLVQENKIAVPLYQPGDVPEGTTNQLYLANYLAGMLNGAFPHLSQEQVTSFISALIKQYQDPAKFSATLRDFLVQIKEFGGDPTDYLFAEDKERALEEKTRMEKERAAAVGGLLKPSELED